A genomic window from Cloacibacillus evryensis DSM 19522 includes:
- a CDS encoding fructose-bisphosphatase class II, producing MPSNDLVKSENVFFAATGVTDCDWLKGVRCSGEGIETSSLVMRAKSGTPRCFNAVHNVQKLDEISGIKYGAGSGLVGLLVPVTHKIFPGGMEPYLCCLFLCFLNLSTSGITCGLFSSYAQNLLNTYKMELITYNIFRTIEFNHREVGHRRTIDETLK from the coding sequence TTGCCCTCTAATGACCTCGTGAAAAGCGAAAACGTCTTCTTCGCGGCGACCGGCGTCACCGACTGCGACTGGCTCAAAGGCGTACGCTGCTCCGGTGAGGGCATCGAGACCTCATCGCTGGTCATGCGCGCAAAGAGCGGCACGCCGCGCTGCTTCAACGCGGTACACAACGTCCAGAAATTAGACGAGATCAGCGGCATCAAATACGGCGCAGGGAGCGGCCTCGTCGGCCTGCTTGTTCCTGTAACACATAAGATCTTTCCAGGTGGCATGGAGCCTTATTTATGCTGCCTATTTCTTTGTTTCTTGAACCTCTCAACCTCTGGCATAACCTGTGGGTTATTTAGCAGTTATGCGCAGAATCTCCTCAACACATATAAGATGGAATTGATAACGTACAATATTTTTCGTACAATTGAGTTCAACCACAGAGAGGTCGGACATAGAAGAACCATTGATGAGACCTTAAAGTGA
- the fic gene encoding protein adenylyltransferase Fic, with the protein MKAKLRKQGNELGSVSNQMKLLAPDGKWRMSNVMNYGQIIALAKEFPSKNANRFIEWFTYSDEMVDGKSKIKAYALWNSSFMSNIEVGTVKGLKQIHAYLFGGLYDFAGQICSKDIAKGGFQFAVARYLEQTLLNIEKMQDENIDQIISKYIEMNAAHPFMEGNGRSARIWLDMLLKKRLIPCIDWSKVDKKKYLEAMRRSVVNGTDINKLLKTALTDKTNDRETFMKGIDYSYYYEEN; encoded by the coding sequence TTGAAAGCAAAATTAAGGAAACAGGGAAATGAACTGGGTAGTGTCTCTAACCAGATGAAATTGCTTGCCCCTGACGGGAAATGGCGAATGTCCAACGTAATGAACTATGGGCAGATTATTGCTCTTGCAAAAGAGTTTCCTTCAAAAAATGCGAATAGATTTATAGAATGGTTTACCTACAGTGATGAAATGGTTGACGGCAAAAGCAAAATCAAGGCCTATGCCCTGTGGAATAGTTCATTTATGAGCAATATAGAAGTTGGTACTGTGAAAGGCCTTAAGCAGATACATGCATATCTGTTTGGCGGCTTATATGATTTTGCCGGACAGATCTGCTCTAAGGATATAGCAAAGGGAGGCTTCCAATTTGCAGTGGCGCGGTATCTGGAGCAAACCCTGCTGAATATTGAGAAGATGCAGGACGAAAACATTGATCAGATCATAAGCAAATATATCGAAATGAACGCGGCGCATCCATTTATGGAGGGCAACGGCCGGTCGGCACGTATATGGTTGGATATGCTTTTGAAAAAGCGCCTCATCCCGTGCATAGATTGGAGCAAGGTTGATAAGAAAAAATATCTTGAGGCTATGAGGCGAAGCGTTGTTAACGGCACGGATATTAATAAGCTGCTTAAAACCGCGCTTACAGATAAAACGAACGACCGTGAGACCTTTATGAAAGGTATAGATTATTCATATTACTACGAAGAAAATTAA
- a CDS encoding fructose-bisphosphatase class II — protein sequence MTGATVSDWLKGVRYSGEGIETSSLVMRAKSGTLRYINAAHNVQKLDEISAASNTALRRQPARSCKRNIGLRTITYMLPERGINAFRQHYYAITLNPCPLTTSRFYP from the coding sequence GTGACAGGCGCCACCGTAAGCGACTGGCTCAAAGGTGTACGCTACTCCGGTGAAGGAATCGAGACCTCATCGCTGGTCATGCGCGCGAAGAGCGGCACGCTGCGCTACATCAACGCGGCGCACAACGTCCAAAAGCTGGACGAGATCAGCGCGGCATCAAATACGGCGCTCCGTCGTCAGCCTGCTCGTTCCTGTAAACGAAACATCGGATTACGTACCATAACATATATGTTGCCTGAACGCGGTATAAATGCGTTCAGGCAGCATTATTATGCAATTACGCTCAATCCCTGTCCTTTAACAACCTCTCGGTTTTATCCTTGA